One window of Novosphingobium sp. P6W genomic DNA carries:
- a CDS encoding thioesterase family protein, with protein MAGLGTMIAEAEPLEGGFALDITEDWLQGRTAYGGLTSAIALAAARGVSNELAPLRSGQFSMIAPLAGRVEARARVLRQGRNATWVAAELTGEGGVGFTASFVFMRPIESVLSIDHYALPEGVIPLGDAPPVPMDQAPAFLRNHFEVRFAMPKASLGEADLCWWVRPRKRGGLHPEVEAVLCGDVLPVAVWPLLSFRVPISSMQWHVNVLDPRPDADGWWLIRSTSEHAAHGGASEHIMQWRADGTPAIAGMQSVAVFG; from the coding sequence ATGGCGGGCCTCGGAACCATGATTGCCGAGGCGGAGCCTCTGGAAGGCGGCTTCGCGTTGGACATCACCGAGGACTGGCTGCAGGGGCGCACCGCTTATGGCGGGCTGACCTCCGCCATTGCGCTGGCGGCGGCGCGGGGTGTTTCGAACGAGCTTGCGCCGCTGCGCTCGGGCCAGTTTTCGATGATCGCACCGCTTGCCGGGCGCGTCGAGGCACGGGCGAGAGTGCTGCGGCAGGGGCGCAATGCGACCTGGGTTGCCGCCGAACTGACTGGTGAGGGCGGGGTGGGCTTTACCGCCAGTTTCGTCTTCATGCGGCCGATCGAGAGCGTTCTTTCCATCGATCATTACGCGCTGCCTGAAGGGGTTATTCCGCTGGGCGATGCGCCGCCGGTGCCGATGGATCAGGCTCCGGCCTTCCTGCGCAACCATTTCGAGGTCCGTTTCGCCATGCCCAAGGCTTCGCTGGGAGAGGCGGACTTGTGCTGGTGGGTCCGCCCCCGGAAGCGCGGCGGCCTTCACCCGGAAGTGGAAGCCGTGCTGTGCGGGGATGTGCTGCCGGTGGCGGTGTGGCCGCTGCTGTCATTCCGCGTGCCGATCTCGTCGATGCAGTGGCATGTCAACGTGCTGGACCCGCGCCCGGACGCTGACGGTTGGTGGCTGATCCGCTCGACCAGCGAACACGCGGCGCATGGCGGGGCGAGCGAACATATCATGCAGTGGCGCGCGGATGGGACGCCCGCGATCGCCGGGATGCAGTCGGTCGCCGTATTCGGCTGA
- a CDS encoding tRNA-binding protein → MHLDHDPAAPAAQEIGFDDFLKVDIRVGTIVAADVYEGARKPSYKLRIDFGPGIGEKKSVGQVAALYSPEELVGRQVAAVVNFPARQIGKALSEVLTMGFADEEGRVVLFSPDKAVPNGSRLF, encoded by the coding sequence ATGCACCTCGATCACGACCCCGCCGCACCCGCAGCCCAAGAGATCGGCTTCGACGATTTCCTGAAAGTGGACATCCGCGTCGGCACTATCGTCGCGGCGGACGTTTATGAGGGTGCGCGCAAGCCCAGCTACAAGCTGCGGATCGATTTCGGTCCCGGCATCGGCGAGAAGAAGAGCGTCGGCCAGGTGGCCGCGCTCTATTCGCCCGAGGAACTGGTCGGGCGGCAGGTGGCGGCGGTGGTGAATTTTCCCGCTCGCCAGATTGGCAAGGCACTGTCCGAAGTGCTGACGATGGGCTTTGCGGATGAGGAGGGCAGGGTGGTTCTGTTCTCTCCCGACAAGGCGGTGCCCAACGGATCGCGGCTTTTCTGA
- a CDS encoding acetyl/propionyl/methylcrotonyl-CoA carboxylase subunit alpha, whose translation MFKKILIANRGEIACRVIKTARRMGIQTVAVYSDADARAPFVQMADEAVHIGPAPAAQSYLIADKIIAACKQTGAEAVHPGYGFLSERTSFAEALAAEGIEFIGPPVNAIAAMGDKIESKKLAKAAGVNVVPGFVGEIEDTEHAVRISAEIGYPVMMKASAGGGGKGMRLAYNENDVREGFEATKREGLNSFGDDRVFIEKFILNPRHIEIQILGDKHGNILYLNERECSIQRRHQKVVEEAPSPFVTPAMRKAMGEQCVALSRAVGYYSAGTVELIVSGADASGESFYFLEMNTRLQVEHPVTEAITGVDLVEQMIRVAAGEPLEMTQDDVKIEGWAIENRVYAEDPYRGFLPSTGRLSRYNPPVDGWTEDEEANGRRGIDGVRVDDGVYEGGEVSMFYDPMIAKLITWGETRDEAADKQVAALDAFEIEGLGHNIDFVSAIMQHPRFRSGELTTGFIAEEYPDGFHGAPASDDLKVKLAAVAAFVATARSDRARQVEGQLGGPLDPPSAWTVTIGGTVHEVELDEDLLTVNGEEVDLALEYTPGDRFVEADVDGEDLVLKLETTRTGFRMTTRGAIHKVECLPTRIVGLTKHMIEKVAPDLSRFLICPMPGLLVSLSVAEGDKVEAGQPLAVVEAMKMENILRAEKSGTVKTVSAKAGESLRVDAIILEME comes from the coding sequence ATGTTCAAAAAAATCCTGATCGCAAACCGGGGCGAGATCGCCTGCCGGGTCATCAAGACCGCGCGCCGCATGGGCATCCAGACCGTCGCTGTCTATTCCGACGCCGATGCCCGCGCGCCTTTCGTGCAGATGGCGGATGAGGCGGTCCACATCGGCCCGGCGCCCGCCGCGCAGTCGTACCTGATTGCCGACAAGATCATCGCCGCCTGCAAGCAGACCGGCGCGGAAGCGGTCCACCCCGGCTACGGCTTCCTGTCCGAGCGGACCTCCTTCGCAGAGGCGCTTGCCGCAGAGGGCATCGAGTTCATCGGCCCCCCCGTCAATGCGATCGCGGCGATGGGTGACAAGATCGAGTCCAAGAAGCTCGCCAAGGCGGCCGGCGTCAATGTGGTTCCCGGCTTCGTCGGTGAGATCGAGGATACCGAGCATGCCGTGCGCATCTCGGCCGAGATCGGCTACCCGGTGATGATGAAGGCGTCCGCCGGCGGCGGCGGCAAGGGCATGCGCCTGGCCTACAACGAAAACGACGTTCGCGAGGGCTTCGAGGCGACCAAGCGCGAAGGCCTTAACTCCTTCGGCGACGACCGCGTCTTCATCGAGAAGTTCATCCTCAACCCGCGCCACATCGAGATCCAGATCCTCGGCGACAAGCACGGCAACATTCTTTACCTGAACGAGCGCGAATGCTCGATCCAGCGCCGCCACCAGAAGGTGGTCGAGGAAGCGCCGTCGCCCTTCGTCACCCCGGCGATGCGCAAGGCCATGGGCGAGCAGTGCGTCGCCCTGTCGCGCGCGGTGGGCTATTACTCGGCCGGTACGGTGGAACTGATCGTCTCGGGTGCGGATGCCAGCGGCGAGAGTTTCTACTTCCTCGAAATGAACACCCGCCTGCAGGTGGAGCACCCGGTTACCGAGGCGATCACCGGCGTCGACCTCGTCGAGCAGATGATCCGCGTCGCAGCCGGCGAGCCGCTGGAAATGACGCAGGACGACGTGAAGATCGAAGGCTGGGCCATCGAAAACCGCGTCTACGCCGAGGACCCCTATCGCGGCTTCCTGCCCTCCACCGGGCGCCTGTCGCGCTACAATCCGCCGGTCGATGGCTGGACCGAGGACGAAGAAGCCAACGGACGCCGCGGTATTGACGGCGTGCGCGTGGATGACGGCGTCTACGAAGGCGGCGAAGTCTCGATGTTCTACGATCCGATGATCGCCAAGCTCATCACCTGGGGCGAAACTCGCGACGAGGCCGCCGACAAGCAGGTCGCTGCGCTCGACGCCTTCGAGATCGAAGGGCTGGGCCATAACATCGATTTCGTCTCGGCCATCATGCAGCACCCGCGCTTCCGCTCGGGCGAGCTGACCACCGGCTTCATCGCGGAGGAATATCCCGATGGCTTCCACGGCGCGCCCGCGTCGGATGATCTCAAGGTGAAGCTGGCCGCCGTGGCCGCCTTCGTCGCCACTGCCCGGTCCGACCGCGCGCGTCAGGTGGAAGGCCAGCTTGGCGGCCCGCTCGACCCGCCGAGCGCCTGGACCGTGACCATTGGCGGCACCGTCCACGAAGTCGAACTCGACGAGGATCTGCTGACGGTGAACGGCGAGGAGGTCGATCTCGCCCTCGAATACACGCCGGGCGACCGTTTCGTGGAAGCCGATGTCGACGGTGAGGATCTCGTTCTCAAGCTGGAGACCACCCGCACCGGTTTCAGGATGACCACGCGCGGCGCGATCCACAAGGTTGAGTGCCTGCCCACGCGCATCGTCGGGCTGACGAAGCATATGATCGAAAAGGTCGCGCCCGATCTTTCGCGTTTCCTGATCTGCCCGATGCCCGGCCTGCTCGTCTCGCTCAGCGTGGCCGAGGGCGACAAGGTCGAGGCTGGCCAACCGCTTGCCGTCGTCGAGGCGATGAAGATGGAAAACATCCTGCGCGCCGAAAAGTCTGGCACGGTGAAGACCGTCAGTGCCAAGGCCGGCGAAAGCCTGCGTGTGGATGCGATCATCCTCGAAATGGAGTGA
- a CDS encoding alpha/beta hydrolase: MIERAGSMLLALSCLFSAPCAGAAAPTAVVASSAPAVPITIGKTHLVPFAKDDMRQVNVYLPDGYEKGDGRYPVLYLIDGGLSQDFLHVAGTSALNAVWGRSLPVIVVGIESKDRRAELIGSPGNAGQHKQYPTAGQSAAFRAFLRDRVKPLVEATYRTNGDDGVIGESLAGLFITETWLREPGLFRRYAAIDASLWWDDGALAKAAAGLLAADRQRGTLFLTYSNEGPETAQAAKLVSDAGGPLVCLVPREDLTHATAYHTLAPQALQFLFPTDNKHDAEWGFEVTCSKKS; the protein is encoded by the coding sequence GTGATCGAAAGGGCGGGATCAATGCTGCTGGCGTTGTCCTGCCTTTTTTCCGCGCCTTGCGCCGGGGCCGCCGCGCCGACTGCGGTTGTTGCCTCGTCTGCCCCTGCCGTGCCGATCACGATCGGCAAAACGCACCTCGTTCCCTTCGCCAAGGACGATATGCGGCAGGTGAACGTTTATCTGCCCGATGGGTATGAGAAGGGGGATGGGCGCTATCCTGTCCTCTATCTCATCGACGGCGGGCTTTCGCAGGATTTCCTTCACGTCGCCGGAACCAGCGCGCTGAATGCCGTGTGGGGGCGTTCGCTGCCGGTGATCGTCGTCGGGATAGAGAGCAAGGACCGGCGGGCCGAACTGATCGGCAGCCCCGGCAATGCAGGCCAGCACAAGCAGTATCCCACCGCCGGGCAGTCCGCTGCTTTTCGCGCTTTCCTGCGCGACCGTGTGAAGCCGCTGGTCGAGGCGACCTATCGCACCAACGGCGATGATGGTGTGATCGGCGAATCGCTTGCCGGACTGTTCATCACCGAGACCTGGCTGCGCGAGCCCGGCCTGTTCCGCCGCTATGCCGCCATCGACGCGAGCTTGTGGTGGGATGACGGCGCGCTTGCGAAAGCGGCTGCGGGTCTGCTCGCCGCCGATCGGCAGCGCGGCACGCTGTTCCTGACATATTCGAACGAAGGGCCGGAAACCGCGCAGGCGGCAAAGCTCGTCTCGGATGCGGGTGGACCGCTCGTCTGTCTTGTCCCGCGTGAGGACCTGACGCATGCGACGGCCTATCACACGCTCGCACCGCAGGCGCTGCAGTTCCTGTTTCCGACCGATAACAAGCATGACGCTGAATGGGGCTTTGAGGTTACATGTTCAAAAAAATCCTGA